The following nucleotide sequence is from Trifolium pratense cultivar HEN17-A07 linkage group LG2, ARS_RC_1.1, whole genome shotgun sequence.
CAACAACCACTACAATAGGAttatgaagagaaaaaagaggaaaaaagacAACTTTAGGAATGAAGCATACTGACATTCATAGAGGGGAGAAGAAAGAAAGTAGGAACTAGGCATTGTGCATCTGTTTATTTTCTTAGATAAACAAAATTGGAGCattgttattatttaattatcctTGTGTAGACTAGAAATTTTGTTGTAGGCTTCATTAAAATTGTTATTATTTAATCCTTTTGTAGCTAAAGAGGCTTTTTGCCTTTAGAAATGAGGGCTAGAGCCCCAAGATATGAACAAGCTTTTATTATGACTTAACtgatttttgtgatttttttaaaataatatataaaatttatttggtttacctataaattatataaatttttgaaaccagagggttaatacaaaacaaaaaagacatACGTCATCGATATCTAATGAGTGTTCGCTAGTTTGCCACCATAGTGTATAGTGTAATGTTGTTTGTGACATCTAATGAGAGTTAATTATTTTGTCACCGTCTgtgtaaatttgtttttacACACGACTTttaattcaattatattttcttatGAAAGTATATGCATTACTTTCTATACATATTTCAACATATTAAGGTCATTTAAGGCATAGAATTGTATCTTACTTATGGAACAAACAACTCGTTGACCATAATCAACTAATATCACCACCACACAAATGAAAACATGTGCAAATAGAATCAAGCCTTCTATATTATTGATtattaagcattttttttttcattgtgaAGTTTTTCAAATAGACTTGAAAATCtgtaaaaaatcatataataacACTACAGAAATTGAAAATACTCCATTATGACTTGGAGAACACTCCATGGAGAAACTAACAAACATCAGATACCTTCAAATTATATACACTTGTAAATacagataaaataaaatataaattaaaaatattttgaaaacacAATTCAATTTATGAAAGAGTACCTCACCAATAATAAAAAGTATTGCAAAATTTATTCCGcaactgcctcgttaaaaaccttttCAGGAAAAGAGTGCAGTGCAAtacaacaaaatcaacaaaatacaTGACAAGCAAACAAAATTTAGCACTCAAACTTATGACAGACAAAATCACAAAGGTTCCATGATAAAAATGTTTTAACAGGGAAATAAAAGCACATACTGCTTCAAGCAAGATAGCGGTACGTGTTTCTGTCCGTATATCTCTCTAAAAACTCACGCTCAATGAGGGATTCAATCCCTTTTTTAATAGCGGCAGGATTAGGCAAAAATTGTGCCAGCAGCTGTTTTGTGACCTCGGCGATGATGTTATTATATTCTAGAATCTTTCTAGTTTTCATTACCCTCACAATTGCTGCCTCAATCTGTGGCTTTCTATCTTCCTCCACTCTTTTCCGAGTTTCTACACTTTCTTGTTCAGACTCCCTCTGCGCAGCTACAGTCCCTATCCTTACCTTGAAGAGCTTGTTAGTGAATTCGTCATTGAAAAAGAATGCATCATCTTCAGCTATGTCCTTGCTCATTGGCTCTTTCCGAAGAACATTTTTGCCTTTGACTAAAGCTAAAGACTGAAGGCACCTCTTCAAATCTGACATGGGTATTGCTGTAGCCTGCTCTATCTCCTTGCAACTCAACCAATCATCATTATTGAAAAGCATGAGTATAGACATCTGGTATGTGGAAACATTCAGCTCATGCTTCCGGCCCATGCCAAATGTAGCCATTAAATCAGCAGTCCCCGTATTAGTTTTCAAGGACAAACTCCGTCCAATGTGTTTACCGAGATAATAATTACGAAACTTCTCATATGCACCTAGAACTTCAGATGGAAGATTACATTGAGGACTGGACTGAATAGGCCATGAATCTGTTGTAAGCACCTGGACAGATAGTGTAGGGCTATCTCCCAACTCAGCACCATGGCATGCTAAGAAACCTTGCATCATATCATAAGAAGTATTCATGTCTGTAAGCATTCCCTCTAACTTAGAAGTGAATTGATATCCACATTCTGTTTTGAGCTTAACAATCAAACTTCTTTCTGCCTCATCAGATACGTTCTTCCCTGAAAGAAGCCTTTTTGCTAGGTGTTGCTTATGATACTTTTCAAACACGTCCTTCTCTTGCAGATACCGGAAAAGCCTCATTACTTTGTCTAGTACAATCTCCACATCCTCCTCACCAACCCCCTTCAACCCTCTGCGAAGCTTGTCATCCAcaaacaaagaaatgaactcTGGAGACCGagcattcaaattgataaaatattcaaatgcAGAGTTCAAGGCATTCTGAAATTTCATGTCGTTGTTAAACGCCAATGTAATAGCTTTGTCATATTTTTCCTTCAAATCCAAAAGATGCTGCACCAAATCCACAGGATCTTTCAATCTCTCGGGATCCATAATTAACTGCTTACCAGTATCCCGTATAAAAGAAGTCATGACATCTTTAACAACTGTCAGTCCAGAAGGTGTCCTGGAAAACAAGTTATACATTCTTTCCAAGTCCTCATATTTGTCACCCATAAGCATATTAACAAGGCCTGAATTCTCCATATGAACAAGTGTCTGCATATGATTTTCAATCATTTGTTTCACTACCACTCTAATTATCTTTGACTCACAGCTAGGATCCAAGTAGTCAGATACTCTCTCCCATTCTTCATTTATACGCCTCTCAGCTTCCATCAGATAATCCCGACAATCGCCAGAGTTAATTAATTCCCGGGACTCACTACCataaaaaacttcaaaatctgcAAGAAAAGGCTTCTTAAAGTTCTTCTCGTAAACAGGCATACCGAGATCCATTAGCATCTTAGTTATGTTCCCCGTCAAGCCTGTGCTAATTACTTCACCCCTCCTTTCTCTAAGCACAAGATTAACAAGTGTATTTGGAAGCTTATCACGAATTCCTTTGGAACCGATCACAAAATCTATCCAACGACTGTAACCAATTTCATGAATAGTTATTGTACCCTGGgttgtttttatgaaatttcTATCCATGTACAACAGTATGTCATGGACGAATCCCAATGCCACTTTATGGTGCATCCATTTCCTGTTGAGCTCTTCCAAGAAATTTTCATCTCCAGCAGATTCAATTAATGCTAAAATTTCTCTTATTTCAGCAGCCAAGGTCGTCATAATTCCACAGTAAAGTTTTTCCCCATCTTTCAGTAGCACCATATGATAAGCACTCCTGAACAAACAAATTATGAATATAAATCTCATATGCATACACACACACATAGGGTTGCTAATTCACAAcattctacatttatatatcCATTTATAACGACGTACAACATGTACAAACAAACGATAACATTAAGCATAAACAACATAGCAGTCAAGTGGCACCGCCTTATGAACCTTATGTTTCTTAAACCAAGTGACAAGGCTACCATGGTAATGAGTAGCTAAAGAcacttttgttgggattagatgtaattaattttattagtaTGTGTTTATCTTGATCATGGTGTTATGTATGATTCTAGATTATCTATTAAGGTTGATATTATCTTTGATTTCAATGTTTTATCTTTGGATTTaaattgttatagacatataccTTTTGAATCTAAGAACTAGGATGATATCTATTAAAGTCTAAATTCTAGAGatagatttaggtttaatattcacttgAAGTATCGAATCTTAGTGTTATTGTATTGATTGACGATCCGAGACATCGGAGGTTAATAGGTACAATAGATATCTCGGCGTTATCCAGACACGGAAACATTCGACGAGcgatacgtgataatattgGTAGATGACTAAAATCTATATAACTGATTAGGGGAATACATGCGAATGAGTTAGCGATGTCTAAATCCCAGCAAACTTATCTCTCTGTGATTTTAATCATTTCTTTACCATCACTATATTTTCGTACTTTCTCATAAACAAACTCTGTCAACgactttatttaaaattatattaattgttgaacggcaTCAATATTGcatcagtccctgtggagacTAATGATCAAGTAACTGATGTGCTAACTTGGCAAGATTTGTAGATAATCGCCTTACTGTGATATTACATAATAAGTAATTTAAGAGAAATTGCATTAGTGCTTCAGCTCTATTTACATAGCAGTGAAGTACTTGTAATGGGGTGATATATGTTATAAAGTATAAACATAGCTCTTTGCCTTCCAATATAGTATCctcatattatttttctctcataaaaCAACAACAAGTTTTTTCGATTCTGAtaagcttaaaatcaatttctAATAGCCCTAAACTCAATTTCTATAACACTTAAGGTATTTCCTGATTTTAGCACCCTCAAATTCCACAAAGATTGAAATGTAATTCTAAAACAACAGCACTAAAAGATTACACATCTTAAAATTTAACAATTCTTGAGAAAAATCCACATCTAAGACATGTAATATccatatcatcatcatcatatataaaatatcaaaaactaTATCATCATTTATCACAAAAACTATAATCATCAATTATCATGCATAGCATATCGgcttgaaaagaaaaagtgagTAAGATGAACAAACGTGTAAAGCTCATGAAAGGAACGGgttgaattgttgttgtatatctTTTGAACTTCCTCTTTTATAATCTTAAGTGCATTTTCAGAATAATGGGGGTCAGACATCAAGAACTTCCGCATGGTTAAAAGAAACtggaaaatgaaaaaatgtaatGAATGAATTAGCTCTGCTAACAAAAACTATACTTAATGACTAAGTAAAGTTAGCGGTCtgctaaataaaataatcaatatGGCTCTctcccttttttcttttttattttataattaagtttttaGTATTAGTTTTTTCTCCTATGTCAGGACTTGAACTCTGGAGTTTGGATCTCCTGCTCCTTAACTCTTAGCTCTCTCCGTTTTAAAATGAGTGTAATGTTTGTTAAGGTTTTGTTGGAACAAGTGTGTAACTTGTAGAaggagggatccgaccacacttaaccaccctgtgtggtcacacacacctTTTATTTTCCGCAATTTACTTTTCTGTCATTTATTTCCTGCATTTTACTAACTACCCGCAAAGATATCTttttaaacaaacaaagcgaaggcAACTATCcttattcctaagcgaaactaatAACCTTGACACAATTCCCtatggagaacgataaacttactactttattacttggtagcgattctgtgcacttacAGAGTTACCGTCAGATGTGTTGATGAATTTCTGTTAATCCTCAATTTTACGTTTCGGACTAGTTAATTATCTCGTTTCTCATCTCATCTCTCAGTTATGTTCGAGTATCTTTACTAGTgaatttttcttctattttgatgCATGTGTTAATGTTATCGTTTTCAATCATATGCTTgaatcaattttgttttctgcttttttcttttaatagttGATGAATTTTTGTTTAATCATGTTAcagtaggggtgtgcatggttatGAACCGAACCAGATTAGAACTAAATTTGTGGTTTATGAACTTAACCAAAACCACTTtcatctaaaaccaaaaatttggTTCAGTTCAAACTAGTTTAGAAATTGGTTTATAATAAAAACCTGTTATTATTTAAAATGGTTCTAAAACCAATTATAAAATCTATCcaacttttttataaaatagataataatCGATGAACCCAATCTAATCaactattttataaaattcaaagggtaatatatttatttttgtaaaatttaatgaATTAAATTTATTCTAAAATAGATACAATGatatatgataaataaaatatgcttataattattttaaaccatataaatgaatttttttataataataaaatttattattatagcTCAATGGTAGTACGAAGCCCCGAGAATGAATTCCATAATTAAAGTCAGCATGATAGTAAGAAGTCCCTCCTTGTGGTTTTCTACATTATTCTTAGCAATTGTGTGTGCCTCTTTCAAGAGGCACAATACATCGTCATTAATTATCTTGAACACCTCCTCTGAATATTGAATAGCTCTTATAATATCAGTATGGTGGGGCACTACATTAGGCCCCATCCCATACAAACATACAATGCTCCTTGCAAGTGCAGAGGAACATTGTAAGTCATCCATGGCACCTAAATCAATCTTCTGGATTCAAAGTGTCGATTCTTTTGCAGCTTGCCCGCCATACATAATAGTCATCTTCCCTTTCAAAAAGGCATAGCTCAATGGTACTTTGTTATTGTAGCGATTCTAGCTGGAATCTTTCTAGTCATAACTGCAATAGTAACTTGTTTAACGACATATTATAAAGTACAACTGCATAGGTTGAGATACCAATCAAGGGTAGACTTGGAAGTTGCTATGATTGTTTTGACACATTATTCAGTATTCAGCCCCTTCCAACTCTCGGCATTCGTATCCATCATCATCATGAGGGTTGCTGCTGGCGTTTAGATATTCAACATCAAGTTTGCCGCCATCCAATTTTTGATCATCGTATCATGTTTAGATAGTATTTAGTTGGGATTAAAGTTAGGAAGTTATTGTTATGAGCGTTTATGGTTTTATTTTGATCATCGTACAATTTTAACAATGTTATCTGTCATTATTATCTCATGTGACTTTAGGACTAACTTATATTGCTTCTCTTCATAACAGTTGTCGATTTCTTTATTGGAAACTCGTCTCACAAGATCTCCATCAAACAACACATTGCTTTTAGCTTATAGTTGATGAATTTCTATTAAACGTCAATTTGTTATGCTTTCTAAGACAATAAATAAGGTTTCTCGGGTCTTTGCATGCCTTGTTTTATTGTACATAGAAAGTAACTCATAACAAAATTGTTTGATTGTCATGTTAATATCATTGATTTTCTCATTAATAGTTGAAGTTGGTTACCTTACTCTCTAAAGTGTCCCTTTAGAAGAGCCAAATCCAAGAAATAacaaatcatgaaactaaaaATCTTAACACAAACCAACACGGGGATGTGAATGAAAAAGTTCCTCAAAATGATTTTCAACCATAATAATTTCAAATGAATACATGAACCACAAGGTTCCAAGTTGCAAGtcattaattaatttacaaAACATAATCAATGAtcttaagaaacaaaaatataataatctaATACAAAATTGTTTCTTGGACACAACTTCTCTGTATGATCAATGACTTCCATATAAAATTACAACTAGTATACAAACCCTAACCAAGAAGAAAATAAGGATTAAAACTATCCCAGACAGAGTGGTTTCCCATCTCAGAGAACAAGTTGTTAGCAACATCTTCTGTCATTATTTTCTCATGTGACTTCAGCAATAGCTTATATAGATTAGAAATCAAAGGGTTTCTAAGGAATGGATTAATGGCTCTTCCAATCACAACAACATTAGGTAGAAGTTCGGCATTGTTATTGTCCGAGACAATGAAAATGCAGTTCGAAAGGGCATAGAAACCAAGTAAATTTGCATATATGGGTAAAAATGTATCTTTGTGGTTACCTAGGCCTCCTACCCAATCAATTTGCTCTTGTTTCCCGGTAATGTTTTCAGCATATGACACCAATTGACGGGAAAATCTACTTCGCCATCCATGTAAGTAGCTCCTTAGTTCATCTTTGTCAGCCCATGACTTCAAAATAGGTAGCTTTTCCATATTGGAACAACAAATTTGGCTGATCAACAGCTTCTCTTCATAATGGTTGTCAATTTCTTTATCGAAAACTCGTCTCACGAGATCTCCTTCAAATGATACATTGTTTTCAGCTTGTAATACCCATTGACAAAGGTAGTTGAAGTAATCAATCCAGTGACCAAAAATAGAAGAGAGATGATCGAAACAGAATCTTATCACTCTATCTACTTGGATTGGAACCAATTCATGAGGAACTTTGCTTCCAATTCTTTCTGAAGTAAAACACTTTTGAACATCTGAAGCAAGACTCAATCTAACCGAGTCGTCTTCGTCTTCCAAAAGCTTGATGCATGTGAACCATGCATTAAGCACATGATGAGCATACGAATTCACACTTCCATTTTTTACAAAACAAGAAGGCAATGTGGCAGAGGGAATATGATCGTTGTAAACAATCGAGCCAAGGAGCTCGGCCTGCTCGAGTATACCAGACGCTATTAAGGATCCAGCCGCTGCGTGGCGCATACTTGTTTGTTCTGATGGTAAACTGCATTGCTTAATCATGTTACAGAAATAAACAATGCAATCGAACAACCAACTTATCTTCTGATTCCTTT
It contains:
- the LOC123911063 gene encoding cullin-3A-like; the encoded protein is MRKFLMSDPHYSENALKIIKEEVQKIYNNNSTRSFHELYTSAYHMVLLKDGEKLYCGIMTTLAAEIREILALIESAGDENFLEELNRKWMHHKVALGFVHDILLYMDRNFIKTTQGTITIHEIGYSRWIDFVIGSKGIRDKLPNTLVNLVLRERRGEVISTGLTGNITKMLMDLGMPVYEKNFKKPFLADFEVFYGSESRELINSGDCRDYLMEAERRINEEWERVSDYLDPSCESKIIRVVVKQMIENHMQTLVHMENSGLVNMLMGDKYEDLERMYNLFSRTPSGLTVVKDVMTSFIRDTGKQLIMDPERLKDPVDLVQHLLDLKEKYDKAITLAFNNDMKFQNALNSAFEYFINLNARSPEFISLFVDDKLRRGLKGVGEEDVEIVLDKVMRLFRYLQEKDVFEKYHKQHLAKRLLSGKNVSDEAERSLIVKLKTECGYQFTSKLEGMLTDMNTSYDMMQGFLACHGAELGDSPTLSVQVLTTDSWPIQSSPQCNLPSEVLGAYEKFRNYYLGKHIGRSLSLKTNTGTADLMATFGMGRKHELNVSTYQMSILMLFNNDDWLSCKEIEQATAIPMSDLKRCLQSLALVKGKNVLRKEPMSKDIAEDDAFFFNDEFTNKLFKVRIGTVAAQRESEQESVETRKRVEEDRKPQIEAAIVRVMKTRKILEYNNIIAEVTKQLLAQFLPNPAAIKKGIESLIEREFLERYTDRNTYRYLA